A window from Gemmatimonadetes bacterium SCN 70-22 encodes these proteins:
- a CDS encoding GTP cyclohydrolase I FolE, translating to FLTRGYTQRVADVVGEGVFAEAHENMVMVRDIELYSLCEHHMLPFFGKAHIAYIPNGKIVGLSKLPRIVDMFARRLQVQERLTGEIAEAIAGVLAPHGVGVVVEAYHLCMMMRGVEKQNSKTITSALLGCFRDDARTRAEFLRLAVSSDG from the coding sequence TTCCTGACGCGGGGGTACACGCAGCGGGTGGCGGACGTGGTGGGGGAGGGGGTGTTCGCGGAGGCGCACGAGAACATGGTGATGGTGCGGGACATCGAGCTGTACTCGCTGTGCGAACACCACATGCTCCCGTTTTTCGGGAAGGCGCACATCGCATACATCCCGAACGGGAAGATCGTCGGGCTGAGCAAGCTGCCGCGGATCGTCGACATGTTCGCCCGGCGGCTGCAGGTGCAAGAGCGGCTGACGGGAGAGATCGCCGAGGCGATTGCCGGGGTGCTGGCGCCGCACGGAGTGGGGGTGGTGGTGGAGGCGTACCACCTGTGCATGATGATGCGGGGGGTGGAGAAGCAGAACTCGAAGACGATCACCTCCGCATTGCTGGGCTGTTTCCGCGACGACGCCCGCACCCGCGCGGAGTTCTTGCGCCTGGCGGTGTCGTCGGACGGGTAG